Proteins encoded in a region of the Halothiobacillus diazotrophicus genome:
- the fliG gene encoding flagellar motor switch protein FliG: MVAEAAVSEPTGADLIANLKGPERVAILMMALGEESAAQLFTQLDPREVQKIGQAMAVLPNVTRSQIQAVLDQFVVDLGDQTGLALGTSDYIRNVLTKALGEDKAAGLLERISSTGNRRNLEFLKWMDSRSIAEIIRYEHPQIIAIVLSHLESDQGAEILQMLPENMRSDIMLRIAHLDGVSPQALMELDDIMERQASGASGGKSSKVGGVKIAAGIMNFLESNVEETVMGSIKSADADLGGQIEDLMFVFSNLIDVDDRGIQTILREVPSDRLLLAMKGADPELKEKFFKNMSKRASEMMRDDLESLGPTRLSDVEGAQKEILQAARKLAEEGKITLGGGGEQFV; this comes from the coding sequence ATCGTGGCTGAAGCAGCAGTATCTGAACCGACGGGCGCGGATCTCATCGCGAACCTCAAGGGGCCGGAACGCGTCGCCATCCTGATGATGGCGCTCGGCGAGGAGTCGGCAGCGCAATTGTTCACTCAGCTGGACCCGCGCGAGGTTCAGAAAATCGGTCAGGCTATGGCCGTGTTGCCGAACGTGACGCGTTCGCAGATCCAGGCGGTGCTCGATCAGTTCGTCGTCGATCTCGGCGATCAGACCGGTTTGGCCCTCGGAACCAGCGATTACATTCGCAATGTGCTGACGAAAGCGCTGGGCGAGGACAAGGCGGCCGGCCTGCTCGAGCGGATCAGCTCCACCGGCAATCGACGCAACCTGGAATTCCTCAAGTGGATGGATTCCCGCTCCATCGCCGAGATCATCCGCTACGAGCATCCGCAGATCATCGCGATCGTGCTGTCCCATCTGGAAAGCGACCAGGGTGCAGAGATCCTGCAGATGCTGCCGGAAAACATGCGGTCGGACATCATGTTGCGCATCGCCCATCTGGATGGCGTTTCTCCTCAGGCACTGATGGAGCTCGACGACATCATGGAGCGTCAGGCTTCCGGCGCCTCGGGCGGCAAGTCCTCGAAGGTGGGGGGCGTCAAGATTGCCGCCGGCATCATGAACTTCCTCGAAAGCAACGTCGAGGAAACGGTCATGGGCTCCATCAAGAGTGCGGATGCCGATCTGGGCGGTCAGATCGAGGATCTCATGTTCGTATTCAGCAACCTGATCGACGTCGACGATCGCGGGATTCAGACGATTCTGCGCGAAGTGCCGTCGGATCGCCTGCTGCTGGCCATGAAGGGTGCCGATCCGGAACTCAAGGAGAAGTTCTTCAAGAACATGTCGAAGCGTGCGTCCGAAATGATGCGCGACGACCTCGAGTCCCTGGGCCCGACCCGTCTGTCCGATGTCGAGGGGGCTCAGAAGGAAATCCTGCAGGCCGCCCGGAAACTGGCTGAGGAGGGCAAGATAACGCTGGGAGGTGGCGGTGAGCAGTTCGTCTGA
- a CDS encoding FliH/SctL family protein, with amino-acid sequence MSSSSDPAATKESPVIRPLDPGPGVTAWSLPELNQVIEPVAADPVDEASAPVPSEADLIEAHRAAAQNGYAEGKALGHKAGYEAGYAEGMAAARDEIERLERRLQGWLHTLAQPLADLDKEVSAQLARLSMQIARSILYRELTLAPEQIEVVAREALTALPAAVRKVVLICHPEDLAALEASVQAGSLAQARGQSFEIRSDESILPGGLRIESGDSEIQAAVDARLDARWAALSLRLLGTAVPGPGEPIPVDQADDQPTHHSAPEANGPSVSTSGDTAS; translated from the coding sequence GTGAGCAGTTCGTCTGATCCTGCCGCCACGAAGGAATCCCCGGTCATTCGGCCGCTCGATCCGGGGCCGGGCGTGACTGCTTGGTCGTTGCCCGAGTTGAATCAGGTGATCGAGCCGGTAGCTGCCGACCCCGTGGACGAGGCCTCGGCGCCCGTACCGAGCGAAGCGGATCTCATCGAGGCGCATCGGGCAGCGGCGCAGAACGGGTATGCCGAGGGAAAGGCCCTCGGGCACAAGGCGGGGTATGAGGCTGGCTACGCCGAAGGCATGGCTGCGGCGCGCGATGAAATCGAACGTCTGGAGCGGCGATTGCAGGGCTGGCTGCATACCTTGGCGCAGCCCCTGGCCGACCTGGACAAGGAGGTGAGCGCCCAGTTGGCCCGGCTCTCCATGCAGATCGCCCGGTCTATCCTCTATCGGGAATTGACCCTCGCACCGGAGCAGATCGAGGTCGTTGCCCGTGAGGCACTGACCGCTTTGCCTGCGGCGGTTCGCAAGGTCGTGCTGATCTGTCACCCCGAGGATCTCGCGGCGCTGGAAGCTTCGGTACAGGCCGGTTCGCTGGCGCAGGCGCGCGGCCAGTCGTTCGAGATCCGATCTGATGAATCGATCCTGCCGGGCGGACTGCGGATCGAGTCCGGAGACTCGGAAATCCAGGCTGCGGTGGACGCCCGTCTGGATGCCCGTTGGGCGGCGCTAAGTCTGCGCTTGCTGGGTACCGCGGTTCCCGGACCCGGCGAACCCATTCCCGTCGATCAGGCCGACGATCAGCCGACCCATCATTCGGCGCCGGAAGCGAATGGTCCGTCCGTATCGACGTCCGGAGATACTGCATCATGA
- the fliI gene encoding flagellar protein export ATPase FliI — protein MTARLDPAVFDAPVTQGLPQGLDWARQLMGLQARVQRPAYQSEGRIVRVVGLALEASGLTAAIGDQCRIYLDERDAERPGETSGRYVDAEVVGFTERNTYLMPLEVLRGMAPGCRVVNQGGSVRVPLGLELLGRVLDARGQPLDGGAPLLSDTPVDLQGRANNPLKRRPIREPLDVGVRAINALLTVGRGQRMGIFAGSGVGKSVLLGMMTRYTDADIIVVGLIGERGREVREFVSEILDDEARSRAVVIAAPADASPLMRLHGASLATAIAEHFREQGLNVLLLMDSLTRYAQAQREIGLAIGEPPATKGYPPSVFARLPSLVERAGNGESADGSMTAFYTVLVEGDDQNDPIADAARAILDGHIVLSRAIAERGRYPAIDIEASISRLMPSLVPPEQLDLMQRFKQLMSTYNQSRDLLAVGAYRRGHDVRLDRAIDAQPDLEAFLRQSMFERADMESSVLQLEQLMNHA, from the coding sequence ATGACCGCCCGCCTCGATCCGGCCGTATTCGATGCGCCCGTGACTCAGGGGTTGCCGCAGGGCCTCGATTGGGCGCGCCAGCTCATGGGGTTGCAGGCACGAGTACAGCGACCGGCATACCAGTCCGAGGGCCGGATCGTCCGGGTGGTCGGCTTGGCCCTCGAAGCCAGCGGATTGACTGCGGCGATCGGCGATCAGTGCCGCATCTATCTCGACGAACGGGATGCCGAGCGACCGGGTGAGACCTCGGGGCGCTACGTCGATGCCGAGGTGGTGGGCTTCACCGAGCGCAATACGTATCTGATGCCCCTGGAAGTCTTGCGGGGCATGGCGCCCGGCTGCCGGGTGGTCAACCAGGGCGGTTCGGTACGGGTGCCTTTGGGGCTCGAATTGCTGGGTCGGGTACTGGATGCGCGGGGGCAACCCCTGGATGGCGGGGCACCTCTGTTGAGCGATACCCCCGTCGACCTGCAGGGCCGCGCCAACAATCCGTTGAAGCGCCGACCGATCCGGGAGCCGCTGGATGTCGGGGTGCGGGCCATCAATGCCCTGTTGACGGTGGGCCGGGGGCAGCGCATGGGGATCTTTGCCGGCAGCGGTGTGGGTAAGAGCGTGCTTTTGGGGATGATGACCCGCTACACCGACGCGGACATCATCGTCGTCGGCCTGATCGGCGAGCGGGGGCGCGAGGTGCGCGAGTTCGTTTCCGAGATCCTGGACGACGAGGCGCGCAGCCGTGCCGTCGTCATCGCCGCGCCGGCGGACGCCTCGCCGCTGATGCGGTTGCACGGTGCCAGTCTGGCGACGGCGATCGCCGAGCATTTTCGCGAGCAGGGGCTGAATGTCCTGCTGCTGATGGATTCGCTGACGCGCTATGCACAGGCGCAACGGGAGATCGGGCTTGCGATCGGCGAGCCACCCGCCACCAAGGGGTATCCGCCGTCGGTGTTCGCCCGGCTGCCGTCGCTCGTCGAACGGGCCGGCAATGGCGAATCCGCAGACGGGAGCATGACGGCCTTCTATACCGTGCTCGTCGAGGGCGACGATCAGAACGATCCCATCGCCGATGCGGCTCGGGCGATTCTGGATGGCCACATCGTGCTGTCGCGGGCCATCGCCGAGCGGGGACGTTATCCCGCCATCGATATCGAGGCGTCGATATCCCGTCTGATGCCGAGTCTCGTGCCGCCCGAGCAGCTGGATCTCATGCAGCGCTTCAAGCAGCTGATGAGCACCTATAATCAAAGCAGGGATCTGCTTGCCGTGGGCGCGTACCGGCGTGGCCATGACGTCCGATTGGATCGGGCAATCGACGCGCAGCCGGATCTCGAGGCCTTCCTGCGCCAGTCGATGTTCGAGCGGGCGGATATGGAAAGCAGCGTGCTGCAACTCGAACAACTGATGAATCACGCCTGA
- the fliJ gene encoding flagellar export protein FliJ, whose protein sequence is MNQERINRVKGVEKITEHGAALAKEAVLRCQRNLDEQQARLQQLIQYFEEYAAGIGFAAGGRAQAFALQNYRAFMERIEETIAHQRAVCAQLEAELANHQRAAAEANSQHRSVEKLRGRFETERDRLNDKLEQRNNDAHAAQNHRGPLGG, encoded by the coding sequence ATGAATCAGGAGCGCATCAACCGCGTCAAGGGCGTGGAGAAGATCACCGAGCACGGCGCCGCCCTGGCGAAGGAAGCGGTGCTGCGGTGCCAGCGGAATCTGGACGAGCAGCAGGCGCGATTGCAGCAATTGATCCAGTATTTCGAGGAATACGCAGCCGGGATCGGCTTTGCGGCGGGTGGGCGGGCACAGGCGTTCGCATTGCAGAACTATCGGGCCTTCATGGAGCGCATTGAGGAAACCATTGCCCATCAGCGGGCAGTATGCGCCCAACTTGAGGCCGAATTGGCAAACCATCAGCGTGCTGCGGCGGAAGCCAACAGTCAGCATCGTTCCGTGGAAAAGCTGCGCGGCCGCTTCGAGACGGAGCGGGATCGTTTGAACGACAAACTGGAGCAGCGGAACAACGACGCCCATGCGGCGCAGAATCACCGCGGTCCTCTGGGTGGATAG
- a CDS encoding flagellar hook-length control protein FliK — translation MMAGAIQARAAVQSASDQEGSKSGTVNAAKDLIKSLQARISELLGQSGLPSDVAASLGALQKQLASLTKQLGVPVSTTGLSGQSALDALMARLQKIDDLLSQGTVGDSAWGMQLQAAAAGLMPPQSAVHEGHKQVVTDSVGDGRSITEEHAGLARGDRRAGLPTAAGADVRGGGHTATGSVAAQDATDGSASFSGDTVSFGHGQSNKAQNDKSVNNLIQPSVMSSGDMNKKTDEVLNLVRTADSVTTNASISSANYASAGNIGSSVQTNSPLPSLPGVLDLNQPKLADNMGQQIQWMLGKNMSRATLELNPAQLGPLKITIDMQQNQTHIQVLAAHHLTRDVLEQSLPRLREFLQDAGIGNAQVTVGQDGSQGQGANQGHMADTGGRSASGGSAAATPSGGGQASPSSTVDPVATTTTNWRLDTFA, via the coding sequence ATGATGGCGGGTGCCATTCAGGCCCGTGCGGCGGTCCAGTCTGCGTCAGACCAGGAGGGATCGAAAAGCGGTACCGTGAACGCGGCCAAGGATCTGATCAAGAGTCTTCAGGCCCGTATCAGTGAACTGCTGGGGCAATCCGGGCTACCCTCCGATGTGGCCGCCAGCCTGGGGGCGTTGCAAAAACAGTTGGCTTCGCTGACAAAGCAGCTTGGGGTGCCGGTTTCTACAACCGGATTGTCCGGTCAGTCTGCCCTGGATGCCCTGATGGCCCGTCTGCAAAAAATCGACGACCTGTTGAGTCAGGGAACCGTGGGCGATTCTGCCTGGGGAATGCAACTTCAAGCCGCGGCCGCCGGGTTGATGCCGCCACAATCGGCTGTCCATGAGGGACATAAGCAGGTTGTGACGGATAGTGTTGGGGATGGTCGTTCCATCACGGAAGAACACGCCGGTCTTGCTCGGGGGGATCGCAGGGCGGGCTTGCCCACTGCGGCGGGAGCGGATGTCCGGGGGGGCGGGCATACTGCAACAGGGAGCGTGGCTGCCCAGGATGCAACGGACGGATCCGCAAGCTTTTCCGGCGATACGGTTTCGTTCGGGCACGGGCAGAGCAATAAAGCGCAAAACGATAAATCCGTAAATAACTTAATACAGCCCTCGGTAATGTCCTCTGGTGACATGAATAAAAAGACGGATGAAGTGCTTAACCTTGTTCGTACTGCGGATTCTGTCACGACAAATGCTTCAATTTCGAGTGCCAATTATGCGAGCGCCGGCAATATCGGTTCTTCAGTACAAACTAATTCTCCATTGCCCTCCTTGCCTGGCGTGCTGGATTTGAATCAGCCGAAGCTGGCGGACAATATGGGGCAGCAAATTCAGTGGATGTTGGGTAAAAACATGTCCCGGGCAACGCTGGAATTAAACCCGGCGCAATTGGGGCCGCTGAAAATCACGATCGATATGCAGCAGAACCAGACGCATATTCAGGTTCTTGCCGCACACCACCTGACGCGAGATGTGCTGGAGCAGAGCCTGCCCCGCCTCCGAGAATTCCTTCAGGATGCCGGAATCGGCAATGCGCAGGTCACCGTGGGTCAGGATGGCAGCCAGGGCCAGGGGGCGAATCAAGGGCACATGGCGGATACCGGTGGCCGTTCGGCATCCGGCGGTTCTGCGGCCGCAACTCCGTCGGGTGGCGGGCAAGCAAGTCCTTCGTCCACAGTCGATCCGGTGGCGACCACGACGACGAATTGGCGATTGGATACCTTCGCCTGA
- a CDS encoding H-NS histone family protein, translating into MGSIDLNSLSADDLKQLMANAERTLRERHQQRVLSLRKEAEELAGLLNVSVAELFGLEKSSKLANKKLPAKYVNPADPSQTWSGRGKRPHWLADALARGESLSSFEV; encoded by the coding sequence ATGGGTTCCATCGATTTAAACAGTCTGTCTGCTGATGATCTCAAGCAGCTGATGGCGAATGCCGAGCGGACGCTACGCGAGCGTCATCAGCAGCGCGTTCTGAGTTTGCGTAAGGAAGCCGAGGAATTGGCTGGGTTATTGAACGTATCTGTTGCCGAGCTTTTCGGTTTGGAAAAATCATCCAAGCTCGCCAATAAGAAACTGCCGGCCAAATATGTGAACCCGGCCGATCCGAGTCAGACCTGGTCCGGTCGTGGGAAGCGCCCGCACTGGTTGGCCGATGCACTGGCACGTGGCGAGTCCCTGTCCAGCTTCGAGGTCTGA
- a CDS encoding tetratricopeptide repeat protein — MTPITPPSDLPAELLPLFERMNQEGRAPNPPSRTEIRAVTDWFYEARWHTGRADQNELAWVRHWMDACDNPALAEITDAVCVQLIESGKISEAIELAEAMLAKCADFSVSYTLALAQAAQGSRDAAIATLEHALKTHAPDALVAEGMPLAHIGQAWLDLAHLYQQNKSLFKAIGPAKRAIALAQRDQQDDLLIDGLRFLVEQLIEQGGADEAWDNLAEFLSDTPSTTQLALWELAFMRLADQLSPEIVDRGAQLFLGTGKPDPLIKYLYKQAQATRDRDLTLIAFIIALKYRAPIDVAAPLAANLLLRDQDRQTESAPLIAAATMALAELPDERSIKRAHWHRDSMVQLISVAKHQGVPEAAVKLWAEDQRLYREHGIIDRAAEALRSELETPPAWLDLPANPQRTAEPTP; from the coding sequence ATGACCCCGATTACCCCACCTTCCGATCTTCCCGCCGAACTGCTCCCCCTTTTTGAACGCATGAATCAAGAAGGGCGCGCGCCGAATCCGCCCAGCCGCACGGAAATCCGTGCGGTGACAGACTGGTTCTACGAGGCGCGGTGGCACACCGGGCGCGCGGATCAGAACGAGTTGGCCTGGGTTCGCCACTGGATGGATGCCTGCGACAACCCGGCGCTTGCCGAAATCACCGATGCCGTCTGTGTGCAATTGATCGAAAGCGGCAAAATTTCCGAGGCCATTGAATTAGCCGAGGCGATGCTCGCCAAATGCGCCGACTTCAGCGTCTCGTATACGCTGGCTCTGGCTCAGGCAGCCCAGGGATCGCGGGATGCGGCCATCGCCACCCTGGAGCATGCCCTGAAAACCCATGCTCCCGACGCCCTGGTTGCCGAAGGCATGCCCCTGGCGCACATCGGCCAGGCCTGGCTCGATCTGGCTCATCTATATCAACAGAACAAATCCCTGTTCAAGGCCATCGGACCGGCCAAGCGGGCCATCGCCCTCGCCCAGCGGGACCAGCAGGACGACCTATTGATCGATGGCCTGCGTTTTCTCGTGGAACAGCTCATCGAGCAGGGCGGTGCCGACGAAGCCTGGGACAACCTTGCCGAATTCCTGTCGGACACGCCCTCTACCACCCAGTTGGCGCTCTGGGAACTGGCCTTCATGCGGCTCGCGGACCAGCTTTCGCCCGAAATCGTCGATCGCGGCGCCCAACTTTTCCTGGGTACAGGAAAACCCGATCCCCTGATCAAATACCTGTACAAGCAGGCTCAGGCAACACGCGACCGCGACCTGACCCTGATCGCCTTCATCATTGCGCTGAAGTACCGGGCACCCATCGATGTCGCCGCCCCACTCGCCGCCAATCTGCTGCTGCGGGACCAGGATCGCCAGACCGAGTCAGCGCCGCTGATCGCCGCAGCCACCATGGCACTCGCCGAACTCCCCGACGAGCGCAGTATCAAGCGTGCCCACTGGCACCGGGACAGCATGGTTCAACTGATCAGTGTCGCCAAACATCAAGGTGTACCGGAAGCCGCCGTGAAGCTGTGGGCTGAAGATCAACGCCTGTACCGAGAACACGGCATCATCGACCGGGCGGCCGAAGCATTGCGCAGTGAACTGGAAACCCCGCCGGCCTGGCTTGACTTGCCTGCGAATCCGCAGCGCACGGCCGAACCCACCCCATGA
- the mraZ gene encoding division/cell wall cluster transcriptional repressor MraZ: MFRGITNLNLDGKGRLAMPTRHRAAFAEDEGQMVITIDTDERCLLLYPLSTWLTIERQIDALPSFNKTANRIKRMLIGHATEVTLDGAGRILVPAELRGHAELEKEAVLVGQGKKLELWAQPNWTRLTDAFLGEDDDEALPAALESLSL; encoded by the coding sequence GTGTTTCGGGGTATCACCAACCTGAATCTGGATGGCAAGGGTCGTTTGGCAATGCCGACGCGCCATCGGGCGGCTTTTGCCGAAGATGAGGGACAGATGGTGATTACCATCGATACCGACGAGCGCTGCCTGTTGCTGTATCCCCTGTCCACCTGGCTGACGATCGAGCGGCAGATCGATGCGCTGCCTTCCTTCAATAAGACGGCCAATCGCATCAAGCGGATGCTGATCGGTCATGCCACGGAAGTGACCCTGGATGGCGCGGGGCGCATTCTGGTTCCGGCTGAATTGCGCGGTCATGCGGAACTGGAGAAAGAGGCGGTTCTGGTCGGCCAGGGCAAGAAGCTGGAGCTGTGGGCGCAGCCCAACTGGACCCGCCTGACGGACGCCTTCCTGGGCGAAGACGATGATGAGGCCCTGCCTGCCGCGTTGGAGTCGCTGTCCCTATGA
- the rsmH gene encoding 16S rRNA (cytosine(1402)-N(4))-methyltransferase RsmH, whose amino-acid sequence MSTDTVLTHQTVLLDEAVDALDLHPGGVYLDATFGRGGHSALMLARLDDSAQLYATDRDLRAIETGEALAARDPRFHIRHAPFSAAADWLAELGLSGRVDGVLFDLGVSSPQIDEAARGFSFQQNGPLDMRMNQQAGETAAEWLAHAEEAEIANVLYRLGDEKFSRRIARRIVETRDAHPLTTTFDLVRCIVEATPRRDPHKHPATRSFQAIRLHINRELDEITTALSKVVDLLAIGGRLVVISFHSLEDRIVKQFIREESSVDRDFFGQPVGTARLARVGGAVRASGAEVARNPRARSAIMRIAERVA is encoded by the coding sequence ATGAGTACCGACACCGTCCTGACCCATCAGACCGTGCTTCTGGATGAGGCTGTGGATGCGCTTGACCTACACCCGGGTGGCGTCTATCTGGATGCGACCTTCGGTCGGGGTGGGCACAGCGCCCTGATGCTGGCGCGTCTGGATGATTCGGCGCAGCTGTACGCGACGGATCGGGATCTACGCGCGATCGAGACGGGCGAGGCGCTGGCGGCCCGGGATCCGCGATTCCATATTCGACACGCCCCCTTTTCTGCCGCTGCGGATTGGCTTGCTGAGCTCGGGTTGAGCGGCCGCGTGGATGGTGTTCTGTTCGACCTCGGCGTTTCCTCGCCGCAGATCGACGAGGCGGCGCGGGGCTTCAGCTTTCAGCAGAACGGTCCCCTCGACATGCGCATGAACCAGCAGGCGGGCGAAACGGCGGCCGAGTGGTTGGCCCATGCCGAAGAAGCGGAGATCGCGAATGTCCTGTATCGGCTTGGGGATGAAAAATTCTCCCGGCGCATTGCGCGGCGGATCGTGGAAACCCGTGATGCACATCCTTTAACGACCACCTTCGATCTCGTGCGGTGCATCGTCGAGGCAACGCCGCGCCGCGATCCCCACAAGCACCCGGCGACGCGCAGCTTCCAGGCCATCCGTCTCCATATCAACCGCGAACTCGACGAAATCACCACGGCCCTGTCGAAGGTGGTGGATCTGCTTGCCATCGGCGGTCGTCTGGTGGTGATCAGCTTCCATTCGCTTGAGGATCGTATCGTCAAGCAGTTCATCCGCGAGGAAAGCTCGGTGGATCGGGATTTCTTCGGGCAGCCCGTCGGTACGGCGCGCCTGGCGCGCGTGGGTGGCGCCGTGCGGGCCTCCGGGGCCGAGGTGGCGCGCAACCCCCGTGCCCGCAGCGCGATCATGCGAATCGCGGAGCGTGTGGCATGA